Proteins found in one Arachis stenosperma cultivar V10309 chromosome 8, arast.V10309.gnm1.PFL2, whole genome shotgun sequence genomic segment:
- the LOC130946834 gene encoding uncharacterized protein LOC130946834 isoform X2, which yields MPRENARGKREKTPSRIPSPSDLPRHRHASISAVDLFHRRTELWKEGSECDGRERHLPPLFPRQIRVTATNCRCSGCRKPPPSLCLLVKVTVRPSEFLAAVGDAAGSSRDCGCSILLLLIELSGLPVAIKVVSAIVEVSRPAIEAAVGFRRRGMVLVTPLVYGFNFRALSFQEPDGEALRRVILRLVYMLLY from the exons ATGCCAAGGGAGAACGCTCGCGGGAAGAGGGAGAAGACGCCGTCGAGAATCCCGTCGCCGTCAGATCTGCCTCGTCACCGCCATGCTTCCATCAGCGCCGTGGATCTGTTTCATCGCCGAACTGAGCTATGGAAGGAAGGGTCAGAATGTGATGGGAGAGAGAGACACCTTCCACCGCTGTTCCCCCGCCAGATCCGTGTCACCGCCACGAACTGCCGCTGTTCTGGCTGCCGGAAGCCGCCGCCGAGCCTTTGCCTTCTTG TTAAGGTTACAGTTCGACCATCGGAGTTTCTGGCCGCTGTCGGAGATGCCGCCGGGTCATCTCGGGATTGTGGCTGTTCCATTTTGCTCTTACT GATTGAGTTATCGGGATTGCCTGTTGCAATTAAAGTCGTTTCTGCTATTGTGGAAGTGAGCAGACCTGCGATTGAGGCTGCAGTTGGTTTCAGGCGGAGAGGAATGGTTCTTGTGACGCCTTTAGTTTATGGGTTCAACTTTCGAG CTTTATCTTTTCAGGAACCAGATGGAGAGGCATTAAGAAGAGTTATACTGCGTCTGGTTTATATGTTATTGTATTAA
- the LOC130943891 gene encoding probable sesquiterpene synthase isoform X4, protein MCSTNTSVLDCFNPDAKFNMIDRNTANYHPSIWKDYFLQYASQSMEFDDETKAQIEKLKKQVVKMLIDVSKPIEEIVNLIDLICRLGIHYHFESEIDELLQQIHNNYTKNGEIIIFEDNLPSLALLFRLLRQQGYRVSPNVFNKYKDENGKFSEKLVKDVEGLVELYEACHVRIHGEDILDEAYAFTSTQLKSIATQLKASLAAQVNYSLKQSLHRGLPRLEARRFISIYEQDPTHNQILLTLAKLDFNFLQNLHRKEVGNITEWWKELNVAVKLPYARDRIVECCNWILAVYFEPQYSQARKILIKLIALISIIDDTYDAYGTIDELKLFTEAIERWDISSLDDLPEYMKLIYESLLKFFEEVERELENQGRAYCIKYSIKEEREHVTSTIECYMREYDISKEEAIQKLQKGVTDAWKDINEECLKPTKVPILFLTRVVNMARFIDVMYKDEDCYTHAEGKMKKCIEALLVDPVPINNIRKDMKPFIYA, encoded by the exons ATGTGTAGTACTAACACTTCAGTACTTGATTGCTTCAACCCGGATGCAAAATTCAACATGATTGATCGAAACACTGCAAATTATCATCCTAGTATTTGGAAGGATTATTTCCTTCAATATGCTTCACAATCCATG GAATTTGATGATGAAACGAAGGCACAAATTGAAAAACTGAAGAAACAAGTTGTCAAAATGCTTATTGATGTCTCAAAGCCCATTGAAGAAATAGTTAACTTGATTGATTTAATCTGTCGTTTGGGGATTCATTATCACTTTGAGAGTGAGATTGATGAATTGCTGCAACAAATTCACAACAATTATACCAAAAATggagaaataataatttttgagGACAACCTTCCTTCTCTTGCTTTACTTTTTAGGTTACTAAGGCAACAAGGATATCGCGTTTCACCAA ATGTGTTCAATAAATACAAAGATGAGAATGGAAAGTTTAGTGAAAAACTTGTGAAGGATGTGGAAGGATTGGTAGAGTTGTATGAAGCATGTCATGTCAGAATTCATGGAGAAGACATATTAGATGAAGCTTATGCATTCACTTCCACTCAACTTAAATCCATTGCCACCCAATTGAAGGCTTCTCTTGCAGCACAAGTCAATTATAGTTTAAAGCAATCTTTACACCGAGGTTTGCCGAGATTGGAGGCACGCCGTTTTATTTCAATATATGAACAAGATCCAACCCATAATCAAATTCTACTCACTCTTGCAAAATTAGACTTTAATTTCCTACAAAACTTGCATCGAAAAGAAGTTGGCAACATTACCGA GTGGTGGAAGGAGCTTAATGTTGCTGTAAAACTACCATATGCgagagatagaattgtagaaTGTTGTAACTGGATTTTGGCGGTTTATTTTGAACCTCAATATTCTCAAGCTAGGAAAATACTGATAAAATTGATTGCTCTTATATCAATTATTGATGATACATATGATGCCTATGGAACTATAGATGAACTAAAACTTTTCACCGAGGCAATTGAAAG GTGGGATATTAGCTCCTTGGATGATCTTCCCGAATACATGAAATTAATTTATGAGTCtctcctcaaattttttgaagaaGTAGAACGAGAACTTGAAAATCAAGGAAGAGCATATTGCATTAAATATTCCATTAAAGAA GAAAGAGAACATGTTACCTCAACAATAGAATGCTATATGAGAGAATATGATATATCCAAAGAAGAAGCcattcaaaaattgcaaaaggGAGTTACAGATGCTTGGAAGGATATAAATGAGGAATGCCTGAAGCCAACCAAAGTTCCAATCTTATTTCTTACGCGTGTTGTCAACATGGCACGATTTATAGATGTGATGTATAAAGATGAAGATTGTTATACTCATGCTGAAGGAAAAATGAAGAAATGCATTGAAGCTTTGCTTGTTGATCCGGTGCCAATCAATAATATAAGGAAAGATATGAAACCTTTTATATATGCCTaa
- the LOC130946834 gene encoding uncharacterized protein LOC130946834 isoform X3 translates to MPRENARGKREKTPSRIPSPSDLPRHRHASISAVDLFHRRTELWKEGSECDGRERHLPPLFPRQIRVTATNCRCSGCRKPPPSLCLLVRPSEFLAAVGDAAGSSRDCGCSILLLLIELSGLPVAIKVVSAIVEVSRPAIEAAVGFRRRGMVLVTPLVYGFNFRALSFQEPDGEALRRVILRLVYMLLY, encoded by the exons ATGCCAAGGGAGAACGCTCGCGGGAAGAGGGAGAAGACGCCGTCGAGAATCCCGTCGCCGTCAGATCTGCCTCGTCACCGCCATGCTTCCATCAGCGCCGTGGATCTGTTTCATCGCCGAACTGAGCTATGGAAGGAAGGGTCAGAATGTGATGGGAGAGAGAGACACCTTCCACCGCTGTTCCCCCGCCAGATCCGTGTCACCGCCACGAACTGCCGCTGTTCTGGCTGCCGGAAGCCGCCGCCGAGCCTTTGCCTTCTTG TTCGACCATCGGAGTTTCTGGCCGCTGTCGGAGATGCCGCCGGGTCATCTCGGGATTGTGGCTGTTCCATTTTGCTCTTACT GATTGAGTTATCGGGATTGCCTGTTGCAATTAAAGTCGTTTCTGCTATTGTGGAAGTGAGCAGACCTGCGATTGAGGCTGCAGTTGGTTTCAGGCGGAGAGGAATGGTTCTTGTGACGCCTTTAGTTTATGGGTTCAACTTTCGAG CTTTATCTTTTCAGGAACCAGATGGAGAGGCATTAAGAAGAGTTATACTGCGTCTGGTTTATATGTTATTGTATTAA
- the LOC130946834 gene encoding uncharacterized protein LOC130946834 isoform X4 — translation MLPSAPWICFIAELSYGRKGQNVMGERDTFHRCSPARSVSPPRTAAVLAAGSRRRAFAFLLRLQFDHRSFWPLSEMPPGHLGIVAVPFCSYCRIELSGLPVAIKVVSAIVEVSRPAIEAAVGFRRRGMVLVTPLVYGFNFRALSFQEPDGEALRRVILRLVYMLLY, via the exons ATGCTTCCATCAGCGCCGTGGATCTGTTTCATCGCCGAACTGAGCTATGGAAGGAAGGGTCAGAATGTGATGGGAGAGAGAGACACCTTCCACCGCTGTTCCCCCGCCAGATCCGTGTCACCGCCACGAACTGCCGCTGTTCTGGCTGCCGGAAGCCGCCGCCGAGCCTTTGCCTTCTTG TTAAGGTTACAGTTCGACCATCGGAGTTTCTGGCCGCTGTCGGAGATGCCGCCGGGTCATCTCGGGATTGTGGCTGTTCCATTTTGCTCTTACTGTAG GATTGAGTTATCGGGATTGCCTGTTGCAATTAAAGTCGTTTCTGCTATTGTGGAAGTGAGCAGACCTGCGATTGAGGCTGCAGTTGGTTTCAGGCGGAGAGGAATGGTTCTTGTGACGCCTTTAGTTTATGGGTTCAACTTTCGAG CTTTATCTTTTCAGGAACCAGATGGAGAGGCATTAAGAAGAGTTATACTGCGTCTGGTTTATATGTTATTGTATTAA
- the LOC130943891 gene encoding probable terpene synthase 2 isoform X1, whose product MCSTNTSVLDCFNPDAKFNMIDRNTANYHPSIWKDYFLQYASQSMEFDDETKAQIEKLKKQVVKMLIDVSKPIEEIVNLIDLICRLGIHYHFESEIDELLQQIHNNYTKNGEIIIFEDNLPSLALLFRLLRQQGYRVSPNVFNKYKDENGKFSEKLVKDVEGLVELYEACHVRIHGEDILDEAYAFTSTQLKSIATQLKASLAAQVNYSLKQSLHRGLPRLEARRFISIYEQDPTHNQILLTLAKLDFNFLQNLHRKEVGNITEWWKELNVAVKLPYARDRIVECCNWILAVYFEPQYSQARKILIKLIALISIIDDTYDAYGTIDELKLFTEAIERWDISSLDDLPEYMKLIYESLLKFFEEVERELENQGRAYCIKYSIKELQKTTQAYMTEAKWLNNKYIPTIAEHLQISTVSSAYPFLVTSSYIGMGDMAIEDIFKWVTSKPKIVTASTIICRFMDDIVSNEFEQEREHVTSTIECYMREYDISKEEAIQKLQKGVTDAWKDINEECLKPTKVPILFLTRVVNMARFIDVMYKDEDCYTHAEGKMKKCIEALLVDPVPINNIRKDMKPFIYA is encoded by the exons ATGTGTAGTACTAACACTTCAGTACTTGATTGCTTCAACCCGGATGCAAAATTCAACATGATTGATCGAAACACTGCAAATTATCATCCTAGTATTTGGAAGGATTATTTCCTTCAATATGCTTCACAATCCATG GAATTTGATGATGAAACGAAGGCACAAATTGAAAAACTGAAGAAACAAGTTGTCAAAATGCTTATTGATGTCTCAAAGCCCATTGAAGAAATAGTTAACTTGATTGATTTAATCTGTCGTTTGGGGATTCATTATCACTTTGAGAGTGAGATTGATGAATTGCTGCAACAAATTCACAACAATTATACCAAAAATggagaaataataatttttgagGACAACCTTCCTTCTCTTGCTTTACTTTTTAGGTTACTAAGGCAACAAGGATATCGCGTTTCACCAA ATGTGTTCAATAAATACAAAGATGAGAATGGAAAGTTTAGTGAAAAACTTGTGAAGGATGTGGAAGGATTGGTAGAGTTGTATGAAGCATGTCATGTCAGAATTCATGGAGAAGACATATTAGATGAAGCTTATGCATTCACTTCCACTCAACTTAAATCCATTGCCACCCAATTGAAGGCTTCTCTTGCAGCACAAGTCAATTATAGTTTAAAGCAATCTTTACACCGAGGTTTGCCGAGATTGGAGGCACGCCGTTTTATTTCAATATATGAACAAGATCCAACCCATAATCAAATTCTACTCACTCTTGCAAAATTAGACTTTAATTTCCTACAAAACTTGCATCGAAAAGAAGTTGGCAACATTACCGA GTGGTGGAAGGAGCTTAATGTTGCTGTAAAACTACCATATGCgagagatagaattgtagaaTGTTGTAACTGGATTTTGGCGGTTTATTTTGAACCTCAATATTCTCAAGCTAGGAAAATACTGATAAAATTGATTGCTCTTATATCAATTATTGATGATACATATGATGCCTATGGAACTATAGATGAACTAAAACTTTTCACCGAGGCAATTGAAAG GTGGGATATTAGCTCCTTGGATGATCTTCCCGAATACATGAAATTAATTTATGAGTCtctcctcaaattttttgaagaaGTAGAACGAGAACTTGAAAATCAAGGAAGAGCATATTGCATTAAATATTCCATTAAAGAA CTTCAGAAGACAACCCAGGCCTATATGACTGAAGCCAAATGGTTGAATAACAAGTATATACCAACAATAGCAGAGCACTTACAGATATCAACAGTATCATCTGCTTATCCATTCCTCGTGACAAGTTCTTACATTGGCATGGGAGATATGGCCATAGAAGACATCTTCAAATGGGTAACAAGTAAACCCAAAATTGTTACAGCTTCCACAATTATTTGCAGGTTCATGGATGACATTGTCTCTAATGAG TTTGAACAGGAAAGAGAACATGTTACCTCAACAATAGAATGCTATATGAGAGAATATGATATATCCAAAGAAGAAGCcattcaaaaattgcaaaaggGAGTTACAGATGCTTGGAAGGATATAAATGAGGAATGCCTGAAGCCAACCAAAGTTCCAATCTTATTTCTTACGCGTGTTGTCAACATGGCACGATTTATAGATGTGATGTATAAAGATGAAGATTGTTATACTCATGCTGAAGGAAAAATGAAGAAATGCATTGAAGCTTTGCTTGTTGATCCGGTGCCAATCAATAATATAAGGAAAGATATGAAACCTTTTATATATGCCTaa
- the LOC130946834 gene encoding uncharacterized protein LOC130946834 isoform X1 has protein sequence MPRENARGKREKTPSRIPSPSDLPRHRHASISAVDLFHRRTELWKEGSECDGRERHLPPLFPRQIRVTATNCRCSGCRKPPPSLCLLGLNSDDFISKLRLQFDHRSFWPLSEMPPGHLGIVAVPFCSYCRIELSGLPVAIKVVSAIVEVSRPAIEAAVGFRRRGMVLVTPLVYGFNFRALSFQEPDGEALRRVILRLVYMLLY, from the exons ATGCCAAGGGAGAACGCTCGCGGGAAGAGGGAGAAGACGCCGTCGAGAATCCCGTCGCCGTCAGATCTGCCTCGTCACCGCCATGCTTCCATCAGCGCCGTGGATCTGTTTCATCGCCGAACTGAGCTATGGAAGGAAGGGTCAGAATGTGATGGGAGAGAGAGACACCTTCCACCGCTGTTCCCCCGCCAGATCCGTGTCACCGCCACGAACTGCCGCTGTTCTGGCTGCCGGAAGCCGCCGCCGAGCCTTTGCCTTCTTG GATTGAATTCCGATGATTTTATATCAAAGTTAAGGTTACAGTTCGACCATCGGAGTTTCTGGCCGCTGTCGGAGATGCCGCCGGGTCATCTCGGGATTGTGGCTGTTCCATTTTGCTCTTACTGTAG GATTGAGTTATCGGGATTGCCTGTTGCAATTAAAGTCGTTTCTGCTATTGTGGAAGTGAGCAGACCTGCGATTGAGGCTGCAGTTGGTTTCAGGCGGAGAGGAATGGTTCTTGTGACGCCTTTAGTTTATGGGTTCAACTTTCGAG CTTTATCTTTTCAGGAACCAGATGGAGAGGCATTAAGAAGAGTTATACTGCGTCTGGTTTATATGTTATTGTATTAA
- the LOC130946834 gene encoding uncharacterized protein LOC130946834 isoform X6, with product MLPSAPWICFIAELSYGRKGQNVMGERDTFHRCSPARSVSPPRTAAVLAAGSRRRAFAFLFDHRSFWPLSEMPPGHLGIVAVPFCSYCRIELSGLPVAIKVVSAIVEVSRPAIEAAVGFRRRGMVLVTPLVYGFNFRALSFQEPDGEALRRVILRLVYMLLY from the exons ATGCTTCCATCAGCGCCGTGGATCTGTTTCATCGCCGAACTGAGCTATGGAAGGAAGGGTCAGAATGTGATGGGAGAGAGAGACACCTTCCACCGCTGTTCCCCCGCCAGATCCGTGTCACCGCCACGAACTGCCGCTGTTCTGGCTGCCGGAAGCCGCCGCCGAGCCTTTGCCTTCTTG TTCGACCATCGGAGTTTCTGGCCGCTGTCGGAGATGCCGCCGGGTCATCTCGGGATTGTGGCTGTTCCATTTTGCTCTTACTGTAG GATTGAGTTATCGGGATTGCCTGTTGCAATTAAAGTCGTTTCTGCTATTGTGGAAGTGAGCAGACCTGCGATTGAGGCTGCAGTTGGTTTCAGGCGGAGAGGAATGGTTCTTGTGACGCCTTTAGTTTATGGGTTCAACTTTCGAG CTTTATCTTTTCAGGAACCAGATGGAGAGGCATTAAGAAGAGTTATACTGCGTCTGGTTTATATGTTATTGTATTAA
- the LOC130943891 gene encoding probable terpene synthase 2 isoform X3: MCSTNTSVLDCFNPDAKFNMIDRNTANYHPSIWKDYFLQYASQSMEFDDETKAQIEKLKKQVVKMLIDVSKPIEEIVNLIDLICRLGIHYHFESEIDELLQQIHNNYTKNGEIIIFEDNLPSLALLFRLLRQQGYRVSPNVFNKYKDENGKFSEKLVKDVEGLVELYEACHVRIHGEDILDEAYAFTSTQLKSIATQLKASLAAQVNYSLKQSLHRGLPRLEARRFISIYEQDPTHNQILLTLAKLDFNFLQNLHRKEVGNITEWWKELNVAVKLPYARDRIVECCNWILAVYFEPQYSQARKILIKLIALISIIDDTYDAYGTIDELKLFTEAIERWDISSLDDLPEYMKLIYESLLKFFEEVERELENQGRAYCIKYSIKELQKTTQAYMTEAKWLNNKYIPTIAEHLQISTVSSAYPFLVTSSYIGMGDMAIEDIFKWVTSKPKIVTASTIICRFMDDIVSNEEREHVTSTIECYMREYDISKEEAIQKLQKGVTDAWKDINEECLKPTKVPILFLTRVVNMARFIDVMYKDEDCYTHAEGKMKKCIEALLVDPVPINNIRKDMKPFIYA, from the exons ATGTGTAGTACTAACACTTCAGTACTTGATTGCTTCAACCCGGATGCAAAATTCAACATGATTGATCGAAACACTGCAAATTATCATCCTAGTATTTGGAAGGATTATTTCCTTCAATATGCTTCACAATCCATG GAATTTGATGATGAAACGAAGGCACAAATTGAAAAACTGAAGAAACAAGTTGTCAAAATGCTTATTGATGTCTCAAAGCCCATTGAAGAAATAGTTAACTTGATTGATTTAATCTGTCGTTTGGGGATTCATTATCACTTTGAGAGTGAGATTGATGAATTGCTGCAACAAATTCACAACAATTATACCAAAAATggagaaataataatttttgagGACAACCTTCCTTCTCTTGCTTTACTTTTTAGGTTACTAAGGCAACAAGGATATCGCGTTTCACCAA ATGTGTTCAATAAATACAAAGATGAGAATGGAAAGTTTAGTGAAAAACTTGTGAAGGATGTGGAAGGATTGGTAGAGTTGTATGAAGCATGTCATGTCAGAATTCATGGAGAAGACATATTAGATGAAGCTTATGCATTCACTTCCACTCAACTTAAATCCATTGCCACCCAATTGAAGGCTTCTCTTGCAGCACAAGTCAATTATAGTTTAAAGCAATCTTTACACCGAGGTTTGCCGAGATTGGAGGCACGCCGTTTTATTTCAATATATGAACAAGATCCAACCCATAATCAAATTCTACTCACTCTTGCAAAATTAGACTTTAATTTCCTACAAAACTTGCATCGAAAAGAAGTTGGCAACATTACCGA GTGGTGGAAGGAGCTTAATGTTGCTGTAAAACTACCATATGCgagagatagaattgtagaaTGTTGTAACTGGATTTTGGCGGTTTATTTTGAACCTCAATATTCTCAAGCTAGGAAAATACTGATAAAATTGATTGCTCTTATATCAATTATTGATGATACATATGATGCCTATGGAACTATAGATGAACTAAAACTTTTCACCGAGGCAATTGAAAG GTGGGATATTAGCTCCTTGGATGATCTTCCCGAATACATGAAATTAATTTATGAGTCtctcctcaaattttttgaagaaGTAGAACGAGAACTTGAAAATCAAGGAAGAGCATATTGCATTAAATATTCCATTAAAGAA CTTCAGAAGACAACCCAGGCCTATATGACTGAAGCCAAATGGTTGAATAACAAGTATATACCAACAATAGCAGAGCACTTACAGATATCAACAGTATCATCTGCTTATCCATTCCTCGTGACAAGTTCTTACATTGGCATGGGAGATATGGCCATAGAAGACATCTTCAAATGGGTAACAAGTAAACCCAAAATTGTTACAGCTTCCACAATTATTTGCAGGTTCATGGATGACATTGTCTCTAATGAG GAAAGAGAACATGTTACCTCAACAATAGAATGCTATATGAGAGAATATGATATATCCAAAGAAGAAGCcattcaaaaattgcaaaaggGAGTTACAGATGCTTGGAAGGATATAAATGAGGAATGCCTGAAGCCAACCAAAGTTCCAATCTTATTTCTTACGCGTGTTGTCAACATGGCACGATTTATAGATGTGATGTATAAAGATGAAGATTGTTATACTCATGCTGAAGGAAAAATGAAGAAATGCATTGAAGCTTTGCTTGTTGATCCGGTGCCAATCAATAATATAAGGAAAGATATGAAACCTTTTATATATGCCTaa
- the LOC130946834 gene encoding uncharacterized protein LOC130946834 isoform X5 codes for MLPSAPWICFIAELSYGRKGQNVMGERDTFHRCSPARSVSPPRTAAVLAAGSRRRAFAFLVTVRPSEFLAAVGDAAGSSRDCGCSILLLLIELSGLPVAIKVVSAIVEVSRPAIEAAVGFRRRGMVLVTPLVYGFNFRALSFQEPDGEALRRVILRLVYMLLY; via the exons ATGCTTCCATCAGCGCCGTGGATCTGTTTCATCGCCGAACTGAGCTATGGAAGGAAGGGTCAGAATGTGATGGGAGAGAGAGACACCTTCCACCGCTGTTCCCCCGCCAGATCCGTGTCACCGCCACGAACTGCCGCTGTTCTGGCTGCCGGAAGCCGCCGCCGAGCCTTTGCCTTCTTG GTTACAGTTCGACCATCGGAGTTTCTGGCCGCTGTCGGAGATGCCGCCGGGTCATCTCGGGATTGTGGCTGTTCCATTTTGCTCTTACT GATTGAGTTATCGGGATTGCCTGTTGCAATTAAAGTCGTTTCTGCTATTGTGGAAGTGAGCAGACCTGCGATTGAGGCTGCAGTTGGTTTCAGGCGGAGAGGAATGGTTCTTGTGACGCCTTTAGTTTATGGGTTCAACTTTCGAG CTTTATCTTTTCAGGAACCAGATGGAGAGGCATTAAGAAGAGTTATACTGCGTCTGGTTTATATGTTATTGTATTAA
- the LOC130943891 gene encoding probable terpene synthase 2 isoform X2 translates to MCSTNTSVLDCFNPDAKFNMIDRNTANYHPSIWKDYFLQYASQSMEFDDETKAQIEKLKKQVVKMLIDVSKPIEEIVNLIDLICRLGIHYHFESEIDELLQQIHNNYTKNGEIIIFEDNLPSLALLFRLLRQQGYRVSPNVFNKYKDENGKFSEKLVKDVEGLVELYEACHVRIHGEDILDEAYAFTSTQLKSIATQLKASLAAQVNYSLKQSLHRGLPRLEARRFISIYEQDPTHNQILLTLAKLDFNFLQNLHRKEVGNITEWWKELNVAVKLPYARDRIVECCNWILAVYFEPQYSQARKILIKLIALISIIDDTYDAYGTIDELKLFTEAIERWDISSLDDLPEYMKLIYESLLKFFEEVERELENQGRAYCIKYSIKEKTTQAYMTEAKWLNNKYIPTIAEHLQISTVSSAYPFLVTSSYIGMGDMAIEDIFKWVTSKPKIVTASTIICRFMDDIVSNEFEQEREHVTSTIECYMREYDISKEEAIQKLQKGVTDAWKDINEECLKPTKVPILFLTRVVNMARFIDVMYKDEDCYTHAEGKMKKCIEALLVDPVPINNIRKDMKPFIYA, encoded by the exons ATGTGTAGTACTAACACTTCAGTACTTGATTGCTTCAACCCGGATGCAAAATTCAACATGATTGATCGAAACACTGCAAATTATCATCCTAGTATTTGGAAGGATTATTTCCTTCAATATGCTTCACAATCCATG GAATTTGATGATGAAACGAAGGCACAAATTGAAAAACTGAAGAAACAAGTTGTCAAAATGCTTATTGATGTCTCAAAGCCCATTGAAGAAATAGTTAACTTGATTGATTTAATCTGTCGTTTGGGGATTCATTATCACTTTGAGAGTGAGATTGATGAATTGCTGCAACAAATTCACAACAATTATACCAAAAATggagaaataataatttttgagGACAACCTTCCTTCTCTTGCTTTACTTTTTAGGTTACTAAGGCAACAAGGATATCGCGTTTCACCAA ATGTGTTCAATAAATACAAAGATGAGAATGGAAAGTTTAGTGAAAAACTTGTGAAGGATGTGGAAGGATTGGTAGAGTTGTATGAAGCATGTCATGTCAGAATTCATGGAGAAGACATATTAGATGAAGCTTATGCATTCACTTCCACTCAACTTAAATCCATTGCCACCCAATTGAAGGCTTCTCTTGCAGCACAAGTCAATTATAGTTTAAAGCAATCTTTACACCGAGGTTTGCCGAGATTGGAGGCACGCCGTTTTATTTCAATATATGAACAAGATCCAACCCATAATCAAATTCTACTCACTCTTGCAAAATTAGACTTTAATTTCCTACAAAACTTGCATCGAAAAGAAGTTGGCAACATTACCGA GTGGTGGAAGGAGCTTAATGTTGCTGTAAAACTACCATATGCgagagatagaattgtagaaTGTTGTAACTGGATTTTGGCGGTTTATTTTGAACCTCAATATTCTCAAGCTAGGAAAATACTGATAAAATTGATTGCTCTTATATCAATTATTGATGATACATATGATGCCTATGGAACTATAGATGAACTAAAACTTTTCACCGAGGCAATTGAAAG GTGGGATATTAGCTCCTTGGATGATCTTCCCGAATACATGAAATTAATTTATGAGTCtctcctcaaattttttgaagaaGTAGAACGAGAACTTGAAAATCAAGGAAGAGCATATTGCATTAAATATTCCATTAAAGAA AAGACAACCCAGGCCTATATGACTGAAGCCAAATGGTTGAATAACAAGTATATACCAACAATAGCAGAGCACTTACAGATATCAACAGTATCATCTGCTTATCCATTCCTCGTGACAAGTTCTTACATTGGCATGGGAGATATGGCCATAGAAGACATCTTCAAATGGGTAACAAGTAAACCCAAAATTGTTACAGCTTCCACAATTATTTGCAGGTTCATGGATGACATTGTCTCTAATGAG TTTGAACAGGAAAGAGAACATGTTACCTCAACAATAGAATGCTATATGAGAGAATATGATATATCCAAAGAAGAAGCcattcaaaaattgcaaaaggGAGTTACAGATGCTTGGAAGGATATAAATGAGGAATGCCTGAAGCCAACCAAAGTTCCAATCTTATTTCTTACGCGTGTTGTCAACATGGCACGATTTATAGATGTGATGTATAAAGATGAAGATTGTTATACTCATGCTGAAGGAAAAATGAAGAAATGCATTGAAGCTTTGCTTGTTGATCCGGTGCCAATCAATAATATAAGGAAAGATATGAAACCTTTTATATATGCCTaa